Proteins from a genomic interval of Paenibacillus sp. FSL R5-0623:
- a CDS encoding DUF72 domain-containing protein produces the protein MIRIGLTGWGDQEDLYPHRTKAKDKLSLYGQYFSTVEVDSSFYAVQPRDRMARWAAETPESFAFIIKAYQGMTGTLRGKPYFTSTSEMYKAFRESLEPVIEAGKMQAALFQYPPWFECNKDNVNELREVKLRMEGIPCALEFRHRSWYEDDMRERTLAFLKEQGWIHSVCDEPQAGLGSIPIVPQATDSEMTLVRMHGRNVSGWHQNGAPNWRETRYLYRYNKEELLEWKGYLEQLQEQSKDVYVIFNNNSGGDAAANAQMMMDLLDLPVKLFPDRSEPEQEEGPEQLELF, from the coding sequence ATGATTCGCATCGGACTTACCGGATGGGGGGATCAGGAAGATCTCTATCCGCACCGTACCAAAGCCAAAGACAAGCTCAGTCTATACGGTCAATACTTCTCCACTGTAGAGGTGGATAGTTCCTTCTACGCCGTTCAACCGCGGGATCGAATGGCACGATGGGCTGCCGAGACGCCCGAATCCTTTGCTTTTATCATCAAAGCCTATCAGGGAATGACCGGAACTCTGCGAGGCAAACCATATTTCACCAGCACATCGGAGATGTATAAGGCTTTCCGGGAATCACTGGAGCCTGTCATTGAAGCTGGCAAGATGCAGGCAGCCTTGTTTCAATATCCGCCTTGGTTTGAGTGCAATAAGGACAATGTCAATGAGCTTCGTGAAGTGAAACTTCGAATGGAGGGCATTCCGTGTGCCCTGGAATTCCGTCATCGCAGCTGGTATGAAGATGACATGCGCGAGCGAACGCTTGCGTTCCTGAAAGAGCAAGGCTGGATTCACAGTGTCTGTGACGAACCTCAGGCGGGTTTAGGTTCCATTCCTATCGTGCCACAGGCCACGGATTCGGAGATGACGTTGGTTCGCATGCACGGACGCAATGTGTCCGGGTGGCATCAGAATGGTGCGCCCAATTGGCGCGAGACCCGTTACCTGTACCGTTACAACAAGGAAGAGCTGTTGGAGTGGAAAGGTTATCTGGAGCAATTGCAGGAGCAGAGCAAGGATGTCTATGTTATTTTTAATAACAACTCCGGTGGCGATGCAGCGGCGAATGCCCAGATGATGATGGACCTGCTGGACCTGCCAGTGAAGCTTTTTCCTGACCGTTCTGAGCCTGAGCAGGAAGAAGGACCAGAGCAGCTGGAATTATTTTGA
- a CDS encoding methyltransferase domain-containing protein: MTEWYEKSFGEDYLLVYKHRDVQGAYQEVHKMIKWLKLEPNSEVLDLCCGMGRHSLALADAGLRVTGVDLSDVLLREARLMDTEHRVSWCLADMRELPLKGGFDAVVNLFTSFGYFLEDGEQLKVLRAIHRMLRPGGSYIIDFMNTAYVTRHLVPHSVREDEGQRIEEFRKIEDGFVQKEIRITDTTSGHEPRVYQERVKLYTRDQLSQMLSAAGLRVDQVHGGYDEEKYDEQTSPRMIFVGRRPVE; the protein is encoded by the coding sequence ATGACGGAATGGTATGAAAAGAGTTTTGGAGAAGATTATCTGCTCGTATACAAGCACCGGGATGTGCAGGGTGCCTATCAGGAAGTACATAAAATGATCAAATGGTTGAAGCTTGAGCCTAACTCTGAAGTATTGGATCTATGCTGCGGTATGGGACGGCACTCATTGGCACTTGCTGATGCGGGATTACGAGTGACCGGGGTCGACCTTTCTGATGTGCTTTTGCGCGAAGCCCGACTAATGGACACTGAACACCGAGTATCGTGGTGTCTTGCGGACATGCGTGAACTCCCGCTGAAAGGTGGCTTCGACGCCGTAGTCAATCTGTTCACATCGTTTGGTTATTTCCTTGAGGACGGAGAACAATTGAAAGTATTACGTGCCATTCATCGCATGCTTCGGCCGGGTGGCAGCTACATTATTGATTTTATGAATACCGCTTATGTGACTCGTCATCTGGTTCCGCACTCCGTCCGAGAGGATGAAGGACAGCGAATTGAGGAGTTCCGCAAGATTGAGGATGGATTTGTGCAAAAGGAAATTCGTATTACGGATACCACATCCGGGCATGAACCACGGGTATATCAGGAGCGTGTGAAGTTGTACACACGGGATCAACTGAGTCAGATGTTAAGTGCCGCCGGACTCCGGGTAGATCAGGTACATGGTGGCTATGACGAAGAGAAATATGACGAGCAGACTTCTCCGCGCATGATTTTTGTGGGTCGTCGTCCTGTGGAGTGA
- a CDS encoding MBL fold metallo-hydrolase, producing the protein MKRTEEMSMTEGIHRVKISMSFPLRWVNSYVLSEPGGKITIIDPGPRNSETEQEWSEALADLGRTFSDIRQIVLTHHHPDHLGLSGWMQQMTGAPVRMSTRSRQEADYMWGPDSRINTILPDYYGRHGMPEDKTEQIHEHMKAFTSQITPLPNVSPIEDGEWLNMGGKRWVAVETGGHAPGHLSFYAPESMEILCGDAVLPQISPNISLQPGSDPQPLLSYMEGLQRLGELNVKQAYPGHRNPFAQFSERTVQLLAHHEERLQKMTERIQESPANAYDICVYMFGNRLGTHQLRFAMSETLVHLQELIRREVMKQEQQLDGMFYFKI; encoded by the coding sequence ATGAAGCGCACAGAAGAGATGTCCATGACAGAGGGCATACACCGGGTCAAGATCAGCATGTCGTTTCCCTTGCGATGGGTGAACAGTTATGTGTTATCAGAACCGGGTGGAAAGATAACTATTATAGATCCGGGACCGCGTAATTCGGAAACAGAACAGGAATGGAGTGAAGCGCTGGCAGATCTCGGCCGGACCTTTAGCGATATTCGTCAAATTGTACTGACCCACCATCACCCCGATCATCTTGGGTTGTCGGGTTGGATGCAACAGATGACGGGCGCACCCGTTCGAATGTCCACACGCTCCCGCCAAGAGGCCGATTATATGTGGGGACCAGATTCACGCATTAATACAATATTACCTGATTATTATGGTCGTCATGGTATGCCGGAAGACAAGACTGAGCAGATACATGAACATATGAAGGCATTTACTTCGCAGATCACGCCACTTCCGAATGTCTCACCCATTGAAGATGGCGAGTGGCTTAATATGGGCGGGAAACGTTGGGTTGCTGTGGAGACGGGTGGACATGCCCCAGGCCATTTATCCTTTTATGCGCCGGAGTCCATGGAGATTCTGTGCGGAGATGCAGTTTTGCCACAGATTTCACCGAATATCAGTCTGCAACCCGGCAGTGACCCTCAGCCATTATTGTCTTATATGGAAGGATTGCAACGTCTTGGGGAGCTGAACGTCAAGCAGGCGTATCCGGGCCATCGGAATCCTTTTGCCCAGTTCAGCGAACGGACAGTTCAATTGCTGGCTCATCACGAGGAACGTCTTCAGAAGATGACGGAGCGAATTCAGGAGTCACCGGCGAATGCTTATGACATCTGTGTGTACATGTTTGGCAATCGGCTTGGTACCCATCAACTGCGGTTTGCCATGAGTGAGACGTTGGTCCATTTGCAGGAGTTAATTCGACGCGAAGTAATGAAGCAAGAGCAGCAACTGGATGGCATGTTCTATTTTAAAATCTAA